From a region of the Flavobacterium sediminilitoris genome:
- a CDS encoding zinc-dependent metalloprotease, with product MKKITLLILIVLSFNNSYSQFWKKKKAKKTETIVPVEKKKEGKIKDYNNIITKEAKTTSGLFKVHKVTDKYYFEIPNNLLNKDMLLVSKFAKVPSGLGGGYVNAGTEMNTQMIVWDKFEDKLLIKVKSTNSIANDSLPINISVKANNNDATLYAFDIASFSKDSTAIVIDVTKFFSSDVKAISGLSSGIREAYKVKNLDESRSFINYIKAFPLNIEILQDFTYNASKPSTLANTETISVQMSQSMILLPEEPMRPRLFDSRVGWFTLNKYDYSSEELKSDKKTYIRRWRLEPKDAEAYARGELVEPIKPIIYYLDPATPEKLRPYIKKGVEEWQKSFEAAGFKNAIIAKDPPTKEEDPDFSPEDIRYSVIRYVASTTRNAVGPSISDPRTGEIIESDIIWYHNHLRSYRNRYLIETGAANPTARTLHTSEEEMGEMMQMVIAHEVGHALGFPHNMSASCAYNVEDYRKPAFTKFNGISASIMDYARFNYIAQPGDKDVRYIRQMGPYDTYAVNWGYRIIPNAKTPEDEIKTLDKWILEKAGNPIYEFGKQSSNFDPYSQTEDIGNNAMLASNYAIKNLKIVAKKLPEWTSDISNNYEDLEELYGELLSAWSRYIGHVVTYVGGVNETEKKPNQNGNVYTITPKAKQKEAVNWLLKNAFSDQGWLVDSTILNKITPDGYHQKLLSYQSRHLFNLISIERLGRLLDAEFINKENYKALDLLSDIRKGIWKNNAKTVSITERNIQKLHLERMISLYNDDAKHSYNVSSSDIKSLIYGELLQLKSDLTIEKNLTRDTETKYHYLECISRIEKCFENK from the coding sequence ATGAAAAAAATTACACTTCTAATTTTAATAGTATTATCCTTTAATAACAGTTATTCTCAATTTTGGAAAAAGAAAAAAGCCAAAAAAACAGAAACGATTGTTCCTGTTGAAAAGAAAAAAGAAGGAAAAATAAAAGACTATAACAACATTATCACAAAAGAAGCTAAAACCACTTCTGGCCTATTCAAAGTTCACAAAGTAACCGACAAATATTATTTTGAAATCCCAAATAACCTACTAAATAAAGACATGCTTTTAGTCAGTAAGTTTGCTAAAGTTCCTAGTGGTCTAGGTGGTGGATATGTAAATGCTGGAACAGAGATGAACACTCAAATGATTGTTTGGGATAAATTTGAAGATAAACTTTTAATCAAAGTAAAATCAACAAATAGCATTGCAAACGATAGTCTTCCAATAAATATCTCAGTAAAAGCAAACAATAACGACGCCACTTTATATGCTTTTGACATTGCGTCTTTTTCTAAAGACTCAACGGCAATAGTAATTGATGTAACTAAATTTTTCTCAAGCGATGTAAAAGCCATTAGTGGATTATCTTCAGGAATAAGAGAAGCATATAAAGTAAAAAATTTAGATGAGAGTAGAAGTTTTATCAATTACATTAAAGCATTTCCTTTAAACATAGAGATTCTACAAGACTTTACTTATAACGCTTCAAAACCTTCAACATTAGCAAATACAGAAACCATTAGTGTTCAAATGAGTCAATCTATGATTCTATTACCAGAAGAACCTATGCGCCCTCGATTATTTGATTCACGAGTTGGCTGGTTCACTTTAAACAAATACGATTATAGTAGTGAAGAATTAAAATCAGACAAAAAAACATACATTAGAAGATGGAGATTGGAGCCAAAAGACGCTGAAGCCTATGCAAGAGGAGAATTAGTTGAACCTATTAAACCCATAATTTATTATTTAGATCCTGCAACTCCTGAAAAGCTGAGACCTTACATAAAAAAAGGAGTTGAAGAATGGCAAAAATCTTTTGAAGCTGCTGGTTTCAAAAATGCAATTATTGCAAAAGATCCTCCTACAAAAGAAGAAGATCCTGATTTTAGTCCCGAAGATATTAGATACTCTGTAATACGATATGTAGCTAGTACAACAAGAAATGCTGTTGGACCTAGTATTTCAGACCCAAGAACTGGTGAAATAATAGAAAGTGATATTATTTGGTATCACAATCATTTACGTTCATACAGAAATCGATATTTAATTGAAACTGGTGCCGCAAACCCAACTGCACGAACATTACACACAAGTGAAGAAGAAATGGGCGAAATGATGCAAATGGTAATTGCTCATGAAGTTGGTCATGCTTTAGGGTTTCCTCATAATATGAGTGCAAGTTGCGCATATAATGTTGAAGATTACAGAAAACCTGCTTTTACAAAATTCAATGGAATTTCTGCTAGTATAATGGATTATGCAAGATTCAATTATATCGCACAGCCTGGTGACAAAGATGTTCGCTATATAAGACAAATGGGACCTTATGATACCTATGCTGTAAATTGGGGATATCGAATTATTCCAAATGCAAAAACACCAGAAGATGAAATCAAAACATTAGACAAATGGATTCTTGAAAAAGCAGGAAATCCAATATATGAGTTTGGAAAACAATCTAGTAATTTTGATCCTTATTCCCAAACAGAGGATATTGGAAACAATGCTATGTTAGCAAGTAATTACGCTATTAAAAACTTAAAAATTGTTGCAAAAAAATTACCTGAATGGACTAGTGACATATCAAATAATTATGAAGACTTAGAGGAACTTTACGGAGAATTATTATCTGCTTGGAGTAGATATATAGGCCATGTTGTTACCTATGTTGGAGGAGTTAACGAAACAGAAAAAAAACCAAATCAGAATGGAAATGTATACACAATAACACCTAAAGCAAAACAAAAAGAAGCTGTCAATTGGTTGTTAAAAAATGCTTTTTCAGACCAAGGTTGGTTAGTTGACTCTACTATCTTAAATAAGATTACTCCTGACGGATATCATCAAAAATTACTTTCTTACCAATCAAGACATTTATTCAATCTAATTAGCATTGAAAGACTTGGAAGATTATTGGATGCCGAATTTATTAATAAAGAAAATTATAAAGCCTTAGATTTATTATCTGATATAAGAAAAGGAATTTGGAAAAACAACGCAAAAACAGTATCAATCACAGAAAGAAACATCCAAAAATTACATTTAGAAAGAATGATTTCATTATACAATGATGATGCTAAACACAGCTACAATGTTTCTTCATCTGATATAAAATCATTAATATATGGAGAGTTATTACAGCTAAAATCAGACTTAACTATTGAAAAAAACCTAACAAGAGATACCGAAACCAAGTATCACTATCTAGAATGTATAAGCAGAATTGAAAAATGCTTTGAAAACAAATAA
- a CDS encoding bifunctional nuclease family protein, whose product MSLVKLTIKGISYSQTQNGAYALILNEVDGERKLPIVIGAFEAQSIAIALEKEIKPPRPLTHDLFKNFADRFDIIVKQVIIHKLVDGVFFSSIICERDKIEEIIDARTSDAIALALRFSAPIFTYKNILDKAGIYLKINPAETEDNKDSNDDVLSTPETFGNVEQSLPITESYSDYSLQELYNKLEEAVQNEDYEKAAKIRDEISKKES is encoded by the coding sequence ATGAGTTTAGTAAAATTAACAATAAAGGGCATTTCATATAGCCAAACACAAAATGGAGCTTATGCTCTAATATTAAACGAGGTTGATGGAGAAAGAAAACTTCCTATAGTAATTGGTGCATTTGAAGCACAATCAATAGCTATTGCTCTTGAAAAAGAAATTAAACCACCACGTCCGCTAACTCATGATTTATTCAAAAATTTTGCAGATCGATTTGATATTATAGTAAAACAAGTAATCATTCACAAACTTGTTGATGGCGTATTTTTCTCTAGTATAATATGCGAGAGAGACAAAATTGAAGAAATAATTGACGCTAGAACATCTGATGCAATAGCTTTAGCTCTAAGATTTAGCGCTCCTATTTTTACTTATAAAAATATTTTAGACAAGGCTGGAATATATCTTAAAATCAATCCTGCAGAAACAGAAGACAATAAAGATTCTAATGACGATGTTCTTTCAACTCCAGAAACTTTTGGAAACGTAGAACAATCATTGCCTATAACTGAAAGTTATTCTGATTACTCTTTACAAGAATTATACAACAAATTAGAAGAAGCTGTACAAAACGAAGACTATGAAAAAGCAGCTAAAATAAGAGATGAAATCTCTAAGAAAGAATCCTAA
- a CDS encoding NupC/NupG family nucleoside CNT transporter produces MLKRIFLLIALAFSFSTVNAQEIEKKWQLNTSKNDFLELKNGTYNFNLSTDSINQKGDYLVQDKFLFLFENGSDSPTKRFLIDTKTDSTLILKKGEKAYSFFSSNKVKTPIVNNSTTLIESSGLTATGIGRGVLGMLALLGIAALFSANRKAINWRTVGLGLAAQLILAIGVLKVSFVKSAFEFVGNLFVLVLDFTRAGSEFLLGGMMNVESFGFIFLFQVLPTIIFFSALTSLLFYLGIIQIVVKGLAKILTKLLHISGAESLSVAGNIFLGQTEAPLMIKAYLEKMNKSEILLVMVGGMATVAGGVLAAYIGFLGGNDPVLRLEFAKHLLAASVMAAPGAIVISKILYPQTESINTNVEVSKEKIGSNILDAISTGTTEGLKLAANVAAMLLVFIAFIAMINHTLGWIGDWSGLNNVIADNTPYSKFSLETILGLIFSPLMWLIGVAKEDMMLMGQLLGIKLAASEFVGYIQLAELKNVTNDIHFTYQKSVIMATYMLCGFANFASIGIQIGGIGSLAPNQRKTLSEFGLKAVIGGSIASLLSATIAGMIIG; encoded by the coding sequence ATGTTAAAAAGAATATTTTTATTAATTGCACTTGCTTTTTCATTTTCAACAGTTAATGCTCAAGAAATTGAAAAAAAATGGCAATTAAATACCTCTAAAAATGATTTCCTTGAATTAAAAAACGGAACATACAACTTCAACTTATCTACTGATAGTATTAATCAAAAAGGAGATTATTTAGTACAAGATAAATTTTTATTTCTTTTCGAAAACGGATCCGATTCACCAACGAAGAGATTTCTTATTGATACAAAAACCGACTCTACTCTTATTCTTAAAAAAGGAGAAAAAGCCTATTCGTTCTTTTCATCAAACAAAGTAAAAACACCTATTGTAAACAATAGCACTACTTTAATTGAAAGTAGCGGATTAACTGCTACAGGTATTGGAAGAGGAGTCTTAGGAATGCTAGCATTATTAGGTATTGCAGCATTGTTTAGCGCAAACAGAAAGGCTATAAACTGGAGAACTGTTGGTCTAGGCTTAGCTGCACAATTAATATTAGCAATTGGTGTATTAAAAGTTTCTTTTGTTAAATCTGCCTTTGAATTTGTCGGAAATTTGTTTGTACTAGTACTAGATTTTACCAGAGCTGGTAGTGAGTTTTTATTGGGAGGAATGATGAACGTTGAAAGTTTCGGTTTCATCTTCTTATTTCAAGTGTTACCAACAATTATTTTCTTCTCTGCATTAACATCTTTATTATTTTATCTAGGAATAATTCAAATTGTTGTAAAAGGACTAGCTAAAATACTAACAAAATTACTTCACATTTCAGGTGCAGAAAGTTTATCGGTAGCAGGAAACATCTTTTTAGGACAAACAGAAGCTCCTTTAATGATTAAAGCTTACTTAGAAAAAATGAATAAAAGTGAAATATTATTAGTAATGGTTGGCGGAATGGCAACAGTTGCTGGTGGTGTTTTAGCTGCATATATTGGATTTTTAGGAGGAAATGATCCTGTGCTTCGTTTAGAATTTGCAAAACACCTACTTGCCGCTTCTGTAATGGCTGCCCCAGGAGCAATAGTAATTTCAAAAATATTATACCCGCAAACAGAAAGTATAAATACAAATGTAGAAGTTTCTAAAGAAAAAATTGGATCAAACATATTAGATGCTATTTCAACAGGGACAACTGAAGGATTAAAACTAGCTGCAAATGTAGCCGCAATGCTTTTAGTCTTCATTGCTTTTATTGCTATGATTAACCATACGCTTGGCTGGATTGGAGATTGGTCTGGTCTAAACAACGTTATTGCTGATAACACTCCATATTCTAAATTTTCACTTGAAACTATCTTAGGGTTAATTTTTTCACCTTTAATGTGGCTAATTGGTGTCGCAAAAGAAGATATGATGTTAATGGGACAATTATTAGGTATTAAATTAGCAGCTTCAGAATTTGTAGGATATATTCAACTAGCAGAACTAAAAAATGTGACAAATGACATCCATTTCACCTATCAAAAATCGGTAATCATGGCAACATATATGTTATGCGGTTTTGCTAACTTTGCTTCAATTGGAATTCAAATTGGAGGAATTGGTTCGCTAGCTCCTAACCAAAGAAAAACTTTATCCGAATTTGGCTTAAAAGCTGTAATTGGTGGAAGTATAGCGTCACTATTATCAGCAACTATTGCAGGAATGATTATTGGATAA
- a CDS encoding PKD domain-containing protein — translation MNTQSQIKTHFDFKVIVFFILIFIFSCALLAFQKANEVTCEITDFKIDANEYTVGELITFSDDSKGSFSWRWYFGDGTEISYKSKIGHVFTKAGAYKVKLLVNNVCTVEKTIKISPKVLVIKEKLEVDFEVPSRVKQGDVVQFSDKTMNSNSWEWRFGETETVDSREKNPKYTFNTIGVKTVSLVVNDDKKNIVFKDVVVVSRDIKKTEKKTKRTEVKKIDNLVKPFTEIEDVKPIPVVIKTVTESEFTELMYSISEDKISLSNFKNNFCFDSPPLIKVNSDKRYMSLDQLYKMIKSKGIKVRKVVINKEKDKCIETIHVSFKFRTFF, via the coding sequence ATGAATACTCAAAGCCAAATAAAAACACATTTTGATTTTAAGGTAATCGTCTTTTTTATATTAATTTTTATTTTTTCTTGCGCTCTTTTAGCTTTTCAGAAAGCTAATGAGGTGACTTGTGAAATAACAGATTTTAAAATTGATGCGAATGAATATACTGTAGGAGAATTGATAACTTTTTCTGATGATTCTAAAGGTTCGTTTTCTTGGAGATGGTATTTTGGAGACGGAACAGAGATATCCTATAAATCTAAAATAGGACATGTGTTTACAAAAGCAGGAGCTTATAAAGTGAAGTTGTTAGTTAATAATGTGTGTACTGTTGAGAAAACAATAAAAATTTCTCCAAAAGTTTTAGTTATAAAAGAAAAATTAGAAGTTGATTTTGAAGTGCCAAGTAGAGTGAAACAAGGAGATGTTGTTCAGTTTTCAGATAAAACAATGAATTCTAATAGTTGGGAATGGAGATTTGGAGAAACTGAAACGGTTGATAGCAGAGAAAAAAATCCTAAATATACATTTAATACTATAGGAGTAAAAACAGTATCTCTTGTTGTTAATGATGATAAGAAAAATATTGTATTTAAAGATGTTGTTGTAGTTTCTAGAGACATTAAAAAAACAGAAAAGAAAACAAAAAGGACTGAAGTTAAAAAAATAGATAATTTAGTTAAGCCTTTTACAGAAATAGAAGATGTAAAACCTATTCCTGTAGTTATAAAAACAGTAACAGAAAGTGAATTTACAGAGTTGATGTATTCGATTTCAGAAGATAAAATTTCATTAAGTAATTTTAAAAATAATTTTTGTTTTGATTCACCTCCTTTAATTAAAGTGAATAGTGACAAGAGGTATATGTCTTTAGATCAGTTGTATAAGATGATAAAAAGCAAAGGAATAAAAGTGAGAAAAGTAGTAATAAATAAAGAGAAAGATAAATGTATTGAAACAATACATGTGAGTTTCAAGTTTAGAACATTCTTTTAA
- a CDS encoding energy transducer TonB yields the protein MKKIVFLFLLVSTFGFSQEDDYSKIFSNFDSIQKGSFQSHINRIVNLIIYDYAKQKKEKSSEILIITKIDSLGKLNLVHTKESTQNKDIKKSIIALYKKIPPFFIEGMQNQTFTLYLTLENNIDIPKWREDLFSKKENNINNFNSLEKIPSFKNSTIQETDPIKNFNTNILTHIKKNFRYPSYALKNNISGQVTIYFIIEKEGNIKTIICYDSHPSLQLESISIIKKLPQFNPGYINNEPVQVSFSLPLTFKLQ from the coding sequence ATGAAGAAAATTGTATTTTTATTTTTATTAGTTTCAACATTTGGATTTTCACAAGAAGACGATTATTCAAAAATATTTTCAAATTTTGATAGTATTCAAAAAGGAAGTTTTCAATCACACATAAATCGAATAGTAAATTTAATTATTTACGACTATGCTAAACAAAAAAAGGAGAAATCTAGTGAAATTTTAATAATCACAAAAATAGATTCATTAGGAAAACTGAACTTAGTACACACCAAAGAAAGCACTCAGAATAAAGATATAAAAAAGTCTATTATTGCTCTTTACAAAAAAATTCCTCCATTTTTTATTGAAGGAATGCAAAATCAAACATTCACATTATATTTAACATTAGAAAACAATATAGATATTCCTAAATGGAGAGAAGATTTATTTAGCAAAAAAGAAAATAATATTAACAATTTTAATAGTCTTGAAAAAATACCCAGTTTCAAAAATTCCACTATTCAAGAAACTGATCCAATAAAAAACTTCAACACAAATATCTTAACTCATATTAAAAAAAACTTCAGATATCCATCTTATGCTTTAAAAAACAATATATCTGGACAAGTAACTATTTATTTTATCATTGAAAAAGAAGGAAACATTAAAACAATCATTTGCTATGATTCTCATCCTTCTTTACAATTAGAGAGCATCTCTATAATTAAAAAACTACCACAATTTAACCCTGGCTATATAAACAATGAACCTGTTCAAGTATCATTTAGCCTTCCTTTAACTTTCAAACTTCAATAA
- a CDS encoding electron transfer flavoprotein subunit alpha/FixB family protein, translating to MSILIYAESAEGKFKKVAYEAASYAKKVADSLGTTVTAVTINNNNTSELAKYGVSKVLKVTNDNLSKFNAKAYSDTIKQAAEKEASKLIILSSTTDSLYLAPLVSVALDAGYASNVVALPLSTAPFQVKRTAFSNKAFNITEITTDVKVIAIAKNSFGLVESETSLSEEDFTPTLNDTDFNIKVENIEKVTGKVTIADAEIVVSAGRGMKGPENWGMIEELASVLGAATACSKPVSDIGWRPHSEHVGQTGKPVAANLYIAVGISGAIQHIAGINSSKVKVVINTDAEAPFFKVADYGVVGDAFEVVPKLIEKLKEFKANNA from the coding sequence ATGTCAATTTTAATATATGCTGAATCAGCAGAAGGAAAATTCAAAAAAGTAGCATACGAAGCTGCTTCATACGCAAAGAAAGTAGCAGATTCATTAGGAACAACAGTAACAGCAGTAACTATAAATAATAACAATACTTCTGAGCTAGCTAAATACGGTGTCTCAAAAGTGTTAAAAGTTACAAATGATAATTTATCAAAATTTAATGCAAAAGCATATTCAGACACTATAAAACAAGCCGCTGAAAAAGAAGCTTCAAAATTAATCATCTTAAGTTCTACAACAGATAGTTTATATTTAGCCCCACTAGTTTCAGTAGCATTAGATGCAGGTTACGCATCAAATGTTGTTGCATTACCTTTAAGTACAGCACCTTTTCAAGTTAAAAGAACAGCTTTCTCAAACAAAGCATTCAATATAACAGAAATCACAACAGACGTTAAAGTAATTGCTATTGCAAAAAATTCTTTTGGACTAGTAGAATCTGAAACATCTCTTTCTGAAGAAGATTTTACTCCTACATTAAATGATACTGATTTTAATATTAAAGTAGAAAATATTGAAAAAGTTACTGGCAAGGTAACAATTGCAGATGCTGAAATTGTAGTTTCTGCTGGTCGCGGAATGAAAGGACCTGAAAACTGGGGAATGATTGAAGAATTAGCTTCAGTTTTAGGAGCAGCAACTGCTTGTTCTAAACCTGTTTCAGATATTGGATGGAGACCTCATAGTGAACACGTAGGACAAACTGGAAAACCAGTAGCCGCAAATTTATATATTGCAGTTGGTATTTCTGGAGCTATTCAACATATCGCTGGAATAAACTCTTCAAAAGTAAAAGTAGTTATCAACACTGATGCAGAGGCTCCTTTCTTTAAAGTAGCAGATTACGGAGTAGTTGGTGATGCATTTGAAGTTGTACCAAAACTAATCGAAAAACTAAAAGAATTCAAAGCAAATAATGCTTAA
- a CDS encoding DUF547 domain-containing protein, translating into MKKIILLLLLIINSTAFSQIITFSEYDEFLKKHVSTKGVVDYDKVLKNIKDINNITYNFSKISPNKSWSEAEVKTYWINVYNANVIKLLAENYPIKSINYIRDPFKMDFIDFDGEKISLDHIEHEILRPLNDPRIHFSLYSTAISSPVLKNSAYSSNSIEYDLDVATSLFINDQSKNILGTATSQLSKVFEWYFTDFIGNVTIVDFINKYSTTHISSSTKLTFLEYNWNLHR; encoded by the coding sequence ATGAAGAAAATTATTTTATTGTTATTACTGATTATCAACTCAACAGCATTTAGTCAAATTATTACTTTTTCAGAGTATGATGAATTCCTAAAAAAACATGTATCTACTAAAGGTGTTGTAGACTACGACAAAGTATTAAAAAACATTAAAGACATAAATAATATTACCTATAATTTTTCTAAAATTTCTCCAAATAAAAGTTGGTCAGAAGCAGAAGTAAAAACATATTGGATTAACGTTTACAATGCAAATGTTATAAAATTGTTAGCCGAAAATTATCCTATTAAAAGTATAAATTACATTAGAGATCCTTTTAAAATGGATTTCATTGACTTTGATGGCGAAAAAATTTCTCTAGATCATATAGAACATGAAATATTAAGACCTTTAAACGACCCTAGAATTCATTTTTCTTTATACTCAACTGCGATATCTTCTCCAGTTTTAAAAAATAGCGCTTATTCTTCGAATAGTATTGAATATGATTTAGACGTTGCTACTAGTCTTTTTATAAACGATCAATCTAAAAATATTTTAGGAACTGCGACTTCTCAATTATCTAAAGTATTTGAATGGTACTTTACTGATTTTATTGGAAATGTAACAATTGTTGATTTTATAAATAAGTACTCAACAACACATATTAGCTCTTCTACAAAATTAACGTTTTTAGAATACAACTGGAATCTTCACCGTTAA
- a CDS encoding dihydrofolate reductase, whose translation MFTIIAAASENNALGKNNELVWHLPNDFKRFKALTTNHYIIMGRKTFESFPKPLPNRTHIIITRQKNYSAPEGCIIVDNLKKAINLCPKNQENFIIGGGEIYKQSMEIADKIELTRVHTKVDADTFFPEIDKNEWNLIATESHPKDEKHAFDFTYLTYIKK comes from the coding sequence ATGTTCACTATTATAGCAGCTGCTTCTGAAAATAATGCTTTAGGTAAAAACAATGAATTAGTTTGGCACTTACCAAACGATTTCAAACGATTTAAAGCCTTAACAACAAATCATTATATTATTATGGGTAGAAAAACTTTTGAAAGTTTCCCTAAACCATTACCAAACAGAACACATATTATTATAACTAGACAAAAAAACTATAGCGCTCCAGAAGGATGTATAATTGTTGATAATCTAAAAAAAGCAATCAATCTCTGCCCAAAAAATCAAGAGAATTTCATAATTGGTGGTGGAGAGATTTACAAGCAATCAATGGAAATAGCTGACAAAATAGAACTAACAAGAGTTCACACCAAAGTAGATGCTGATACTTTCTTTCCAGAAATTGACAAAAACGAATGGAATCTTATTGCTACAGAATCCCATCCAAAAGATGAAAAACATGCATTTGATTTTACATATTTAACGTATATTAAAAAATGA
- a CDS encoding electron transfer flavoprotein subunit beta/FixA family protein, translating into MKILVCISHVPDTTSKINFTNNDTEFDTNGVQFVINPNDEFGLTKAVILKEQQGASVTVVNVGGTDAEATLRKALAIGADEAIRINANPTDGMFVAKQLAEVVKQGGYDLIIAGKESLDYNGGMVPGMLAGILNYNFVNSCTGLEIDGSNAKVIREIDGGKETLSTSLPLIIGGQKGLVEEKDLRIPNMRGIMMARSKALTVNEPTNDNNATKAVKFEKPAPKSAVKLVSADNLDELVNLLHNEAKVI; encoded by the coding sequence ATGAAAATATTAGTTTGCATCAGTCATGTACCTGATACTACATCAAAAATTAACTTCACAAATAACGATACAGAATTTGATACTAATGGTGTTCAATTCGTTATAAATCCTAATGATGAATTCGGTTTAACAAAAGCTGTTATATTAAAAGAACAACAAGGAGCAAGTGTAACCGTAGTTAATGTAGGAGGAACAGACGCTGAAGCCACATTAAGAAAAGCTCTTGCAATAGGTGCTGACGAAGCGATAAGAATAAACGCAAACCCAACAGACGGTATGTTTGTAGCAAAACAACTTGCAGAAGTTGTAAAGCAAGGAGGTTATGATCTTATCATTGCAGGAAAAGAGTCTTTAGACTATAACGGAGGAATGGTTCCAGGTATGTTGGCAGGAATCCTTAATTACAATTTTGTAAATTCTTGCACAGGACTTGAGATTGATGGTTCAAATGCTAAGGTAATTAGAGAAATTGATGGCGGAAAAGAAACTCTTTCAACTTCTCTACCATTAATTATAGGTGGACAAAAAGGATTAGTCGAAGAAAAAGATTTACGAATTCCTAACATGAGAGGAATTATGATGGCTCGTTCAAAAGCATTAACAGTAAATGAGCCAACAAATGACAACAACGCAACTAAAGCTGTAAAATTTGAAAAGCCTGCTCCAAAATCGGCAGTAAAACTAGTTAGCGCTGATAATTTAGACGAATTAGTAAATTTACTTCATAACGAAGCTAAGGTAATCTAA
- a CDS encoding thymidylate synthase — MQQYHDLVKHVLTNGNQKGDRTGTGTISVFGYQMRFDLSKGFPMVTTKKLHLKSIIYELLWFLKGDTNISYLKENGVKIWDEWADENGDLGPVYGHQWRNWNSEEIDQITELIETLKNNPNSRRMLVSAWNPSVLPNTSVSFSENVANGKAALPPCHAFFQFYVADGKLSCQLYQRSADIFLGVPFNIASYALFTMMVAQVCDLQVGDFIHTFGDAHIYNNHIEQLELQLSRDCRPLPTMKLNPEIKNIFDFNFEDFTLEGYDPHPHIKGAVAI, encoded by the coding sequence ATGCAACAATATCACGACCTAGTAAAGCATGTATTAACAAATGGCAATCAAAAAGGTGATCGCACAGGAACTGGAACTATTAGTGTTTTTGGTTATCAAATGCGTTTCGATTTAAGTAAAGGTTTTCCAATGGTTACCACTAAAAAACTACACTTAAAATCAATTATTTACGAATTATTGTGGTTTTTAAAAGGAGACACTAACATTTCTTACCTTAAAGAAAATGGAGTTAAAATTTGGGACGAATGGGCTGATGAAAATGGAGATTTAGGACCTGTTTATGGTCATCAATGGAGAAATTGGAACAGTGAAGAAATTGATCAAATTACCGAATTAATCGAAACCTTAAAAAACAATCCAAACAGCAGAAGAATGTTAGTTTCTGCATGGAATCCTAGTGTTTTACCAAATACTTCCGTCTCTTTCTCAGAAAATGTTGCTAATGGAAAAGCAGCCTTACCACCTTGTCATGCCTTTTTCCAATTTTATGTTGCTGATGGAAAATTAAGCTGTCAATTATATCAAAGAAGTGCTGATATATTCTTAGGAGTTCCTTTCAATATTGCTTCTTATGCTTTATTCACTATGATGGTTGCACAAGTTTGCGACTTACAAGTTGGTGATTTCATTCATACATTTGGAGATGCTCATATTTACAACAATCACATCGAGCAATTAGAATTACAATTATCTCGTGATTGTCGTCCTTTACCAACAATGAAATTAAATCCAGAAATTAAAAACATTTTCGATTTCAACTTTGAAGATTTTACTTTAGAAGGCTACGATCCGCATCCGCATATCAAAGGAGCTGTTGCCATTTAA